In Terriglobales bacterium, a single genomic region encodes these proteins:
- a CDS encoding GTP-binding protein, whose product MAKEKFDRTKPHVNVGTIGHIDHGKTTLTAAITKVLQKHNPKIVFRSFDSIDNAPEERERGITIA is encoded by the coding sequence ATGGCGAAAGAGAAATTCGACCGCACCAAGCCGCACGTGAACGTGGGGACGATTGGGCACATCGATCACGGCAAGACGACGTTGACGGCGGCCATCACCAAGGTATTGCAGAAGCACAATCCGAAGATCGTGTTCCGCAGTTTCGACTCGATCGACAACGCGCCCGAGGAGCGGGAGCGCGGGATCACCATCGCC